Proteins encoded within one genomic window of Humulus lupulus chromosome 1, drHumLupu1.1, whole genome shotgun sequence:
- the LOC133793603 gene encoding serine/threonine-protein kinase ATR isoform X4 yields MANLSSLVHELRERIAASPSTPPSNADDDALEIRFRAVLPNLLHAYVVPSPSANEREVIAVLKLISHIAKNFPGVFYHGKASSILPVLGRILPFFAEPAFRSRHGVIFETVGSLLSLLRTGTRDAYRLFFIDAMLVVEDIFYVASCCTDHASIAEPTRLTLRCFFKSFDEISNDPAPLGDLPACNKPTDGTGILINLSGKERWQLFATWMIRLLAKCLTEGTLYVEGLINVSFVMAACSLLCYGDVDLHVACFDFASIIASAVNFDILPHQKIIQSISTILSEDKEELPVYRNMVYDSSLGGCLNALHSGCSDVVVKLTAADLVNVFPQSIRRTKSQELKVAMCTAYIRIAKNCPAHIWKPESLVYTLSLPEPCFSLIDCLQVAISILGPDRVGGKVTDHRNLDLSIPSDKSFGNTRVREKRHIHDLEAFKTKRQKLDEEIMASDDSNQMEQKHAWVVACEREEDYAHDMHSSLLSFIKSLKSPAVSPSSLKPHLALTALSMLCITFCKYPQTNMALVIFQEMYSWISWILEQANQDSSTSIMPDFSIYLEGIHSILLLQSPLFGESKIFGNQGFNEDLVRILIKLPWTHSVIGSEPNNLRKTKCLSIQVASKLADSRSESDLEVLDLGLHDEAEEVRIEAVMSMPVIALWSGPQILSHTFRRLEFVEGEKHDKVKNVIPFSLGYLSCLYGSCNAGDGVDKSKFKLFLNTTNEKHCQTLDYLLQGFWCPKCDTKNKCKNEVYVKDVNMLDIHWRETNMDCDFSLLRNLFFELLYDESSEEVQVSCVKNIRRIIIHETTTNLTETGSRWIRSVSFLLLNRKKAIREAFCSQISSFLEDTVLSCLFPDEDTQQKSKEQKFMDIIKHALAAAEDPQIFETLLETTAEIMIAVDIYNQLFLFSLILLIDQLDNFHVTVRMNASRLIHKSCYFHLRGGFELILSKVVHVQNELFNYLSARLSCRPVMIREFAEAVLGVETEELVKKMVPVVLPKLIVSQQDDDQAVDALYELAKCLNTDMVPLIVNWLPKVLAFALHRADGQELLSVLQFYQAQTGSDKQEIFAAALPALLDELVCFLDGTDADEISRRLARVPEMIKEIARVLIGGEDLPSFLRHHFVGLLNSIDRKMLHSEDYSLQKQALQRIEMLIKMMGSQLCTYVPKLMVLLMHAINKELLQREGLNLLHFFIKQLAERSPSSTKYVVSQVFAALIPFTERDKENPTRHLEKVGKILEDLVLNNKVVLKQYLCEFPILPSFPALSEVNKVLQEARGSMTLNDQLRDVVDGLNHENLNVRYMVVCELKKLLNLRREEVTSLIIAEGGRNMETLSSLITSLLRGCAEESRTAVGQRLKLVCADCLGALGAVDPAKVKGFSCQRFKIECSDDDLIYELIHKHLARAFRAAPDTIIQDSAALAMQELLKIAGCEASMDENAAASRTELLKEKSSEHAGGGINSIDGSIQVKRGQKLWDRFSNYVKEIIAPCLTSRFQLPNVVDSALVGPIYRPSMSFRRWIFFWIKKLMAHATGSRARIFNACRGIVRHDMQTAVYLLPYLVLNVVCHGTEEARHCVTEEILYVLDAVVSENCGVNGRQTEVCVQAVFTLLDNLGQWVDDVKQDLALSPAARPSSSKQQALKPKDHSQTSMMDHDQLITQCKYVSELLLAIPKVTLARASLRCQAYARSLMYFESYVREKSGSFNPAAERSGIFEDEDVSYLMELYSCLDEPDGLSGVASLRKSLILQDQILINKKAGNWGEVLTYCEQALQMEPTSAQRHSDVLNCLLNVCHLQAMVTHVDGLNSRIPQYKKTWCMQGVQAAWRLGRWDLMDEFLNGANEDSLICSNSESNALFELDVAKILQAMIKKDQFSVAEKIAQSKQALIASLAAAGMDSYMRAYPFVVKLHFLRELEDFQTILANESFLEKSFQVGDTSFSKMMENWENRLRFTQPSLWTREPLLAFRRMVFGASGRGAQVGNCWLQYAKLCRTAGHYETANRAILEAQASGAPNVHMEKAKLLWSTRRSDGAIAELQQSLLNMSVEAVGSAAVSSISSLSVVPLNSAPLVCDTQCMNESRDIAKTLLLYARWIHYTGQKQKEDVIIFYSRVKELQPKWEKGFFYMAKYCDEVLADARKRQEENSDLGPGKMPSSTVGSSNLATEKRWWSYVPDVLLFYAKGLHRGHKNLFQALPRLLTLWFDFGSFYQRSSSSTNKDLKSVHLKVMSIMRGCLKDLPTYQWLTVLPQLVSRICHQNEEVVRLVKHVITSVLRQYPQQALWIMAAVSKSTVPSRKEAAAEIIQSARKGFSQGNSGNNLFIQFASMVDHLIKLCFHAGQPKSRSINISIEFSSLKRMMPLGIIMPIQQSLTVNLPTCDGNLTDSLTSDIFSVTDLPTIAGIADEAEILSSLQRPKKIILLGSDGMERPFLCKPKDDLRKDARMMEFTAMINRLLSKYPESRRRKLYIRTFAVIPLTEDCGMVEWVPHTRGLRHILQDIYITCGKFDRLKTNPQIKRLYDQCHGKMPEDEMLKNKILPMFPPVFHKWFLTTFSEPAAWFRARIAYAHTTAVWSMVGHIVGLGDRHGENILFDSTTGDCVHVDFSCLFDKGLQLEKPELVPFRLTQNMIDGLGITGYEGIFLRVCEITLSVLRMHRETLMSVLETFIHDPLVEWTKSHKSSGVEVQNPHAQRAISNIEARLRGVVVGVGAAPSLPLAVEGQARRLITEAISHKNLGKMYIWWMPWF; encoded by the exons ATGGCCAACTTGTCGAGCCTCGTTCACGAGCTCCGAGAACGCATTGCGGCTTCTCCCTCCACTCCTCCTTCCAATGCAGACGATGACGCTCTCGAAATTAGGTTCCGTGCGGTGCTTCCTAATCTCCTCCACGCCTATGTCGTTCCTTCCCCCTCTG CCAATGAGAGAGAAGTGATAGCTGTTTTGAAGCTCATTTCCCACATTGCGAAGAATTTTCCTGGGGTCTTTTATCATGGGAAGGCGAGCTCTATTTTACCTGTTCTTGGTCGGATTCTTCCTTTCTTTGCGGAACCCGCATTTCG TTCTCGGCATGGTGTAATTTTTGAAACTGTCGGGTCACTTTTATCTTTGCTTCGGACTGGAACACGAGATGCTTACCGTCTTTTTTTCATTGATGCCATGTTGGTTGTTGAAG ATATTTTCTATGTAGCATCATGCTGCACTGACCATGCAAGCATTGCAGAACCCACTAGATTAACTTTAAGGTGTTTCTTTAAGTCATTTGATGAGATTTCAAATGATCCAGCTCCTCTAGGAGATCTCCCAGCATGTAACAAACCGACAGATGGCACTGGTATTTTGATTAACCTATCGGGCAAAGAAAGGTGGCAACTTTTTGCAACTTGGATGATTAGGCTTCTTGCAAAATGCCTTACAGAAGGAACTCTCTATGTAGAAGGACTAATTAATGTATCATTTGTAATGGCTGCATGTTCTCTATTATGTTACGGAGATGTAGATTTGCATGTG GCATGTTTTGACTTTGCAAGTATCATTGCATCGGCAGTAAATTTTGACATTCTCCCTCATCAGAAAATAATTCAGTCGATATCCACTATATTAAGTGAGGACAAAGAGGAGCTTCCTGTGTATAG AAACATGGTTTATGATTCGTCATTGGGTGGTTGCCTGAATGCATTACACTCTGGTTGTTCTGATGTTGTTGTCAAGTTAACAGCTGCTGATTTAGTAAATGTATTTCCTCAGTCAATAAGGAGAACCAAAAGCCAGGAGCTTAAG GTTGCAATGTGCACTGCATATATTCGCATTGCAAAAAACTGTCCCGCTCATATATGGAAGCCTGAGTCACTTGTTTACACACTTTCTCTTCCAGAACCCTGCTTCTCCCTGATAGATTGTCTTCAAGTAGCTATTTCCATACTTGGTCCTGATCGTGTTGGAGGGAAAGTAACAGATCATAGAAATCTAGATTTGTCAATACCAAGTGACAAATCATTTGGAAACACAAGGGTCCGGGAAAAGAGACACattcatgatttagaggcttTCAAGACCAAACGACAGAAGTTAGATGAGGAAATTATGGCTTCTGATGACAGTAATCAGATGGAGCAAAAGCATGCATGGGTTGTTGCTTGTGAAAGAGAAGAAGATTATGCACATGATATGCATTCCTCacttctttcttttattaaatctttaaaaTCTCCTGCTGTCAGTCCAAGTTCTCTAAAACCACATCTAGCTTTAACAGCTCTTAGCATGCTTTGCATCACCTTCTGTAAATATCCACAGACCAATATGGCACTTGTAATTTTTCAGGAGATGTATTCATGGATATCCTGGATACTGGAACAG GCAAACCAAGATAGTTCAACTTCAATCATGCCTGATTTTTCTATCTATCTTGAAGGAATTCACAGCATATTGCTTTTGCAAA GTCCACTTTTTGGGGAGAGCAAGATATTTGGAAATCAGGGTTTTAATGAAGATCTTGTTCGCATACTGATTAAACTTCCTTGGACCCATTCTGTCATTGGTAGCGAGCCTAATAATCTGAGGAAAACAAAATGTCTTTCTATTCAAGTTGCAAGCAAACTTGCTGATAGCAGAAGTGAATCTGATCTGGAAGTGCTTGATTTGGGCCTACATGATGAAGCTGAAGAAGTTAGAATTGAGGCAGTAATGTCAATGCCAGTTATTGCATTGTGGTCTGGTCCTCAAATACTATCACATACATTTAGAAGGCTGGA ATTCGTAGAAGGAGAAAAGCATGACAAGGTTAAGAATGTTATTCCGTTTTCTCTTGGTTATTTATCATGCCTTTATGGTTCTTGTAATGCTGGAGATGGTGTAGATAAAAGTAAATTCAAATTGTTCTTGaatacaacaaatgaaaaacactGTCAAACACTAGATTATTTATTGCAAGGATTTTGGTGTCCAAAGTGTGACACAAAAAATAAATGCAAGAATGAAGTGTATGTAAAAGATGTCAATATGCTTGATATACACTGGAGGGAAACCAATATGGATTGTGATTTCAGTCTTCTAAGGAATCTGTTTTTTGAACTTCTTTATGATGAGTCATCTGAAGAGGTTCAAGTTTCTTGTGTAAAAAATATTCGAAGGATCATAATACATGAAACCACTACTAATCTCACTGAAACAGGATCCAGATGGATTAGAAGTGTTAGTTTTTTGCTTCTTAACAGAAAGAAGGCTATAAGAGAAGCATTTTGCAGTCAAATTAGCTCATTCCTTGAAGATACTGTTTTGAGTTGTTTATTTCCTGACGAGGACACACAACAGAAAAGTAAAGAACAAAAATTTATGGATATAATCAAACATGCACTGGCAGCTGCTGAAGACCCCCAAATATTTGAGACCCTTTTGGAAACAACTGCAGAAATTATGATTGCTGTCGATATATACAATCAGctctttttattttctctaaTCTTATTGATTGATCAGCTTGATAATTTTCATGTGACAGTGAGAATGAATGCATCAAGGCTAATACACAAATCTTGCTACTTCCATCTTAGAGGAGGTTTTGAGTTAATTCTCTCAAAAGTGGTTCATGTTCAAAACGAACTATTTAATTATTTGTCAGCAAGGCTTTCTTGCCGTCCAGTAATGATCAGAGAGTTTGCAGAAGCAGTTCTTGGTGTTGAAACCGAAGAACTTGTCAAGAAAATGGTTCCTGTTGTTCTTCCAAAACTCATTGTGTCTCAACAGGATGATGATCAAGCAGTTGATGCGTTATATGAGTTGGCTAAATGTTTGAACACTGATATGGTCCCTTTGATAGTTAATTGGCTACCAAAAGTGCTAGCTTTTGCTCTTCATCGTGCAGATGGCCAAGAATTACTCTCTGTCTTGCAATTTTACCAAGCCCAGACTGGTTCTGACAAGCAAGAAATTTTTGCAGCTGCATTACCGGCGCTATTAGATGAACTTGTATGTTTTTTGGATGGAACTGATGCAGATGAAATAAGTAGAAG GTTAGCAAGAGTACCTGAGATGATAAAAGAAATTGCTAGGGTTCTAATTGGTGGTGAAGATCTTCCAAGCTTTCTAAGGCATCATTTTGTTGGCCTCCTTAACAGTATTGATAGAAAGATGCTTCACTCAGAGGATTATTCACTGCAGAAGCAAGCCTTACAACGCATTGAGATGCTGATTAAGATGATGGGTTCTCAACTTTGTACCTATGTGCCAAAACTGATGGTTCTTCTTATGCATGCTATTAATAAAGAACTGCTCCAAAGAGAGGGTCTCAACTTATTGCATTTTTTCATCAAACAATTGGCTGAACGATCACCATCTAGCACAAAATATGTAGTTTCTCAAGTCTTTGCTGCTCTGATTCCCTTCACAGAGAGAGACAAAGAAAACCCAACAAGACATCTAGAGAAAGTGGGAAAAATATTAGAAGACCTTgtgctgaacaacaaagttgttTTAAAGCAATATCTTTGTGAGTTCCCCATATTGCCTAGTTTTCCAGCTCTATCAGAAGTCAATAAAGTTCTACAGGAAGCTCGTGGGTCAATGACTTTGAATGATCAATTGCGAGATGTTGTTGATGGTCTGAATCATGAGAACTTAAATGTGAGATATATGGTAGTGTGTGAGTTGAAAAAATTACTAAATCTGAGAAGAGAAGAGGTTACTAGTTTAATAATTGCTGAAGGTGGCAGAAACATGGAAACTTTGAGCTCTTTGATCACATCCTTATTGAGAGGTTGTGCGGAAGAATCGCGGACTGCCGTTGGACAACGTCTGAAGTTGGTCTGTGCTGATTGTCTCGGAGCATTAGGTGCAGTTGACCCAGCAAAGGTGAAGGGCTTTTCATGCCAACGTTTTAAAATTGAATGCTCTGATGATGACCTTATATATGAGTTGATTCACAAGCATCTTGCTAGAGCTTTTAGAGCTGCACCTGACACTATTATTCAAGACTCAGCTGCATTGGCAATGCAAGAGCTCCTAAAGATTGCTGGTTGTGAAGCATCCATGGATGAGAATGCTGCAGCTTCTAGGACAGAATTACTGAAGGAGAAATCTTCAGAGCATGCTGGAGGAGGGATTAATAGTATTGATGGTAGCATACAGGTAAAGAGGGGTCAAAAATTGTGGGATCGATTTTCTAATTATGTGAAAGAAATAATAGCTCCTTGTCTAACCTCTAGATTTCAACTTCCTAATGTTGTCGATTCTGCATTGGTTGGCCCAATTTATCGACCATCTATGTCATTCAGAAGATGGATATTCTTTTGGATAAAAAAGTTGATGGCACATGCAACAGGTTCTCGTGCAAGGATTTTTAATGCATGTCGAGGTATAGTGCGTCATGACATGCAGACAGCAGTATATCTGCTGCCATATTTAGTTCTTAATGTTGTCTGCCATGGAACTGAGGAGGCACGACATTGTGTAACAGAAGAAATCTTGTATGTTCTTGATGCTGTCGTATCAGAAAACTGTGGAGTGAATGGTAGGCAAACTGAAGTTTGTGTACAAGCAGTGTTTACTCTTCTTGATAATCTTGGGCAATGGGTGGATGACGTGAAACAAGATCTGGCTCTTTCCCCAGCTGCCCGACCATCTTCTTCAAAGCAACAAGCATTAAAGCCAAAAGATCATTCTCAAACTTCTATGATGGATCATGACCAACTTATAACACAGTGTAAATATGTTTCAGAACTTTTGTTGGCAATTCCAAAGGTAACACTTGCCAGGGCCTCCTTAAGATGTCAGGCATATGCAAGGTCCTTAATGTACTTTGAATCTTATGTAAGGGAGAAGTCAGGTTCTTTCAACCCTGCAGCTGAGAGAAGTGGAATTTTTGAGGATGAAGATGTTTCTTACCTAATGGAATTATATAGCTGTCTAGATGAGCCTGATGGTCTATCTGGTGTGGCATCTTTACGAAAATCTTTGATACTACAGGACCAGATTTTAATAAACAAAAAGGCAGGAAACTGGGGGGAGGTTTTAACTTATTGTGAACAAGCTTTGCAGATGGAACCTACTTCAGCACAAAGACATTCTGATGTTCTAAATTGTTTACTCAATGTGTGCCACCTCCAAGCCATGGTTACTCATGTTGATGGTTTAAACTCCAGAATTCCGCAGTACAAGAAAACATGGTGCATGCAAGGTGTGCAAGCAGCATGGAGACTTGGCAGGTGGGACTTGATGGATGAATTCCTTAATGGAGCTAATGAAGACAGTTTAATTTGTAGCAACTCTGAGAGTAATGCATTATTTGAGTTGGATGTTGCCAAAATTCTCCAGGCAATGATAAAGAAGGACCAGTTTTCAGTTGCTGAAAAGATTGCACAGTCTAAGCAAGCATTAATTGCTTCTCTGGCAGCTGCAGGAATGGATTCCTACATGCGGGCATACCCATTTGTTGTGAAACTTCACTTTCTCCGGGAGTTGGAGGACTTCCAAACTATTCTTGCTAATGAATCCTTCTTGGAGAAGTCGTTTCAAGTGGGCGATACGAGCTTCTCTAAAATGATGGAGAACTGGGAAAATCGCCTTCGATTTACACAGCCATCACTATGGACAAGGGAGCCTCTTTTAGCTTTTCGAAGAATGGTTTTTGGTGCTAGTGGTCGTGGTGCTCAAGTAGGTAATTGTTGGCTTCAATATGCAAAGCTTTGTCGCACAGCTGGTCATTATGAAACGGCAAACCGAGCCATCCTTGAAGCCCAAGCTTCAGGTGCTCCTAATGTACACATGGAGAAGGCTAAGCTTTTGTGGAGTACCAGGAGATCTGATGGAGCCATAGCCGAGTTGCAACAATCACTCCTGAATATGTCTGTGGAGGCTGTAGGATCTGCAGCAGTATCATCCATTAGTAGTCTGTCAGTGGTTCCACTGAACTCTGCACCTTTAGTTTGTGATACTCAATGTATGAATGAGAGTCGTGATATTGCGAAGACTCTTCTCCTATATGCTAGATGGATCCATTACACTGGGCAGAAACAGAAAGAAGATGTAATTATTTTTTACTCTAGGGTAAAGGAACTACAGCCCAAGTGGGAGAAAGGATTCTTCTACATGGCCAAGTATTGTGATGAAGTGCTTGCTGATGCCAGGAAACGTCAGGAAGAAAATTCTGATTTGGGTCCCGGGAAGATGCCATCAAGTACTGTTGGTTCGTCAAATTTAGCTACAGAAAAGCGCTGGTGGTCTTATGTGCCTGATGTGCTTTTATTCTATGCCAAGGGGCTTCACAGGGGCCATAAGAATCTCTTTCAAGCACTTCCAAGGTTGTTAACCCTATGGTTTGATTTTGGAAGTTTTTATCAAAGAAGCAGTTCATCTACTAATAAAGATCTCAAAAGTGTTCACCTAAAG GTAATGAGTATTATGAGAGGCTGTTTAAAGGATTTGCCAACGTATCAGTGGTTAACTGTACTGCCTCAATTGGTTTCTAGAATTTGCCATCAGAATGAGGAAGTTGTTCGATTGGTGAAACACGTAATCACCTCAGTTCTTCGGCAGTACCCACAACAAGCACTATGGATTATGGCAGCAGTTTCAAAGTCCACTGTTCCTTCTAGGAAGGAGGCAGCTGCAGAAATCATACAATCTGCACGAAAGGGATTTAGCCAGGGTAATAGTGGCAACAATTTGTTTATTCAGTTCGCTAGCATGGTAGATCACTTGATTAAGTTATGCTTTCATGCTGGTCAACCTAAATCAAGGTCAATTAACATCTCAATTGAGTTTAGTTCTCTGAAGAGGATGATGCCACTAGGAATTATCATGCCGATTCAACAATCTCTTACAGTTAATCTTCCGACTTGTGATGGGAATCTCACTGATTCACTTACCTCTGATATCTTTTCTGTTACTGATCTTCCTACAATAGCAGGCATAGCGGACGAGGCTGAGATTCTTTCATCTCTTCAACGACCTAAGAAA ATTATTCTACTGGGCAGTGATGGCATGGAACGTCCATTCCTCTGCAAACCCAAAGATGATCTCCGGAAGGATGCCCGGATGATGGAGTTCACCGCAATGATAAATCGTTTGTTGTCCAAATACCCAGAAAGCCGTCGGAGGAAGCTCTACATTCGCACCTTTGCTGTGATACCTTTGACAGAGGATTGTGGCATGGTAGAGTGGGTGCCTCATACTCGCGGACTTAGGCATATACTTCAAGACATTTATATTACCTGTGGGAAATTTGACAGGCTGAAGACAAATCCTCAGATTAAACGATTATATGATCAGTGCCACGGTAAAATGCCTGAAGATGAGAtgctgaagaataaaattcttccaATGTTCCCCCCAGtttttcataaatggtttttgaCCACATTTTCTGAGCCAGCTGCATGGTTTAGAGCAAGGATTGCTTATGCACACACTACTGCCGTGTGGTCAATGGTTGGGCATATTGTGGGACTTGGTGATAGGCATGGTGAAAACATTCTTTTCGACTCTACTACTGGTGACTGTGTTCATGTTGATTTCAGTTGCTTATTTGACAAGGGTTTGCAGTTGGAGAAACCAGAGCTGGTTCCGTTCAGGCTAACTCAG AACATGATTGATGGCTTGGGAATCACTGGTTATGAAGGAATCTTCTTGAGAGTATGTGAAATCACACTTTCGGTTCTCAGGATGCATAGGGAGACTTTAATGAGTGTGCTTGAAACCTTCATTCACGATCCTCTTGTGGAATGGACGAAATCTCACAAGTCCAGTGGGGTAGAAGTTCAAAATCCACACGCACAG CGAGCCATTAGTAACATTGAAGCAAGGTTGCGAGGAGTCGTGGTTGGAGTTGGTGCAGCTCCATCCTTGCCTCTCGCTGTTGAAGGTCAGGCTCGTCGGTTAATTACTGAAGCAATCTCGCACAAAAATCTTGGCAAGATGTATATATGGTGGATGCCATGGTTTTGA